ATCGGTACCGTGGCTGGCGGTAGTCAAGAAAGCGCCGCCGATCAGGCCGGCCCAGAAGGTATAGACCTTGAAAAACTCCGGTGAAAAATCGAAGACCACGAATTTATGGGCGGCGCCGGCAAACTCCCGCGCGCCCGGCCATCCCCCCGGCACCAGGTGCAGCAGTGTGACGAAGCCGACCAGCGTCCCGCCAACGTAGATGAACATCTGCACCACGTCGGTCCAGATGACCGCGGTCATGCCGCCTTCGAAGGTGTAGACGAGAGTAAGCGCGGTCACGATTCCAATCGCTACCAGGTCACGCTGAAAATCCCCCAATCCGCCGAGCACTACGCCGAGCGTGATCCGCACCACGATAGCCACGGCGAAGACGCGCACGCCTTCCGCCGCCGCCCTCGTAATCAGGAACAGGCTTGCGGTCAGGGAGCGCAGCTTGCCGCCGAATCGGCGTTCCATCAACTGGTAGGCGGTGTACAGCTCGCCGCGAAAGTAATGCGGGATGAGAAGGAAGCTGATGACCACGCGCCCGATCACGTAGCCCATCACCAGCTGCAGGAACGTCATGTTGCTGCGATACGCCAGGCCAGGAATGCTGATGATGGTGAGGGTGCTGGTTTCCGCCGCCACAATGGAGAGAGAAATCGCCCACCAGGGTACATTTCGGTCGGCGAGAAAATAGTCGCGCAGCGAATGCTGGCGTTTGCGGAAGCTGATGCCAAAGGCGGTGATGCCCGCCAGGTACACGGCAATAATGATCAGATCCAGCCGATCCAGTCCCATGAGCACCGAGTGGTGATGATGATTGCCGTTTGCTGCGCGCCGGCGAACGACGATTTCGAGCCTGAGCGTCGGCGCCAGGTACCCGCATTATCAGCGAAAAACCTGCCGCCGCCTCCGCAAAATCCCGTGCCCACATCGCCGCGATGGTGAATAATTAGGCACTCGTGCCAATTTACCTGGGTATTGATGGCGGGGGGACGCAGACCACCTGTGCCGTGGCCAACGACGAAAGTGTGCTTGCCACCATCGTCGCCGGCGGCAGCAACATGGTACGGGTGGGAGAGCACGAGGCGCGCAGCCACCTCCGCGAGGCAATTGTTAAGGCCTGCGATGCCGCCGGGGTAAGCCCCACCACGGTGGAAGCCGCGGTGGTCGGCATTGCCGGCGCTTCTGTTCCGCCGGTGAAGGACATGGTAGCGTCGATGATCCACGATCTTGTGCCCGGCGACATTGACGTCGTGGGCGACATGGTCATCGCCATGGAAGCCGCCTTCGCCGGGCTTCCCGGCGTGGTGGTGATTTCCGGCACCGGCTCGGTCGCATTCGGACGCAACGAACGAGGAGAGTCCGGGCGAACCGGCGGCTGGGGCCACGCCATCTCGGATGAAGGATCGGGTTACTGGATCGGGCGCTGCGGCGTGTCAGCCGTGATGCGCGCGCTCGATGCCGCCGAAGTTACCACCCTGCTGCGCGTCTTTCTTGACGCCTGGAACCTGGATTCGATCGAGCAACTTCTGCAGAAGGCCAACGCCACCCCGCCGCCGGATTTTCCCGGCTTGTTCCCCGGCATCGAGTCGGCCGCACGCGCCGGCGACAAGATCGCGCGCCGGCTTCTCATCAATGCCGGAAACGAGCTGGCTCGCCTGGCGAGCATCATTATCGGCCGGCTATGGGAGGAAGAGACGGCGGTGCGCGTTGCCCTTGGGGGCGGTGTGTTCGCGCACTCGCCGCAGGTTCGCCAGACTTTCTGGAGCAAGTTGCGCGCGATGCGTCCGCAGGCCGCCGTCAGTTTCAAGATCATTCAGCCGGTCATGGGTGCCTTATGGATGGCACGCCGCATGGCCGCTACAGCGCGGGACTAGACCATGTCGACCACCCCCAGCACCGGAGCTCGCAGAGCGCCTGAGCCCAGCGTGCCGCTGGAGGAACTGATCCATAGCCGGGAACATGACGTCCTGCGTGGCGTTGCTGCCAGCGCGCGCCTCACCGAAGACTTGGCATTATCGCTGCTTGCGCGCCGTGACCTGCCGTCCCAGGCGCTGGAAGCCGTATCCAAGAATCCCGCGGTCATGAAGCACCGCAAGGTGATCGTCGCCGTGGTTTCGCATCCACAGACGCCACGCCACGTGTCGCTTCCCATGGCGCGCCATCTCTACACGTTTGAGGCGATGCAGATCGCGCTTACGCCCGTCATTGCGGCGGATCTGAAGGTTGCGCTTGAAGAATTGCTGCTGCAACGAATGGATTCAATCTCCAGCGGTGAACGCCTCACGCTGGCAAAGCGAGGATCCACTCGCGTGGCGGCGGCCCTGCTTTGCGATCCCGAGGAGCGCGTGATGAATGCCGCATTACAGAACCCTTACGCGACCGAAGCGTGGATCGTGAAAGCGCTCATGAAGGATGACGCGACGGGCGCGCTGGTGCTTGCCGTCTCGCGGGATCCGAAATGGTCGCTGCGGCGGGACGTGCAAGTCGCATTGCTGCGGAACGACAAGACGCCGCTGGCGCGGGCGATCGCAATCGCGGAAAAACTGCCGACACAATTGCTGCGCGACGTCCTGCGCCACTCGCGCCTGGAGGCCAAGGTCAAGACGTACTTGCAGGCGCTCCTGCAACGCCGTTCCGGCCGGGAATGAAAATCAGGGCTCACTGACGCTTTCGCCAATCCAAGCCAAGTAGTCTTCGCTGCCGTTCTCGATCGGCAGAACCACGCATTCGGGAAGGTCGTAGGTGTGCAACTCCTGGATGGCGGCCTGTACCTGGGCGAACGCCTCGGCCGTCGTCTTGATCAAAAGCAGCCACTCTTCGGCGCTCTCGACCGCTTCTTTCCAGCGGTACACCGATTCGATCTCAACCACGTTTACGCACGCGGCCAGCCGCCGCTCCACCAGGGAGCGCGCGATCTTCCCAGCTTCCTCGCGGGTTCCGGTGGTGGTGAGCACAATCTTTTTGTCGGTCATTTACAATTCCTCGCGCATTTATCGCGGCATCCAACTACGCTGCCGCGCGGGGCATCCGTCCATCAACAAATCAGCATCGGTGCCCGATTATTCCGGGTGACTTCTAATTTCTGACGACGTTCTGGAGTGGTTCATGGCTGCAGTCATAAAGTTCGGTACCTCGGGCTGGCGGGCGGTGATGGCCGAGGACTTCACCTTCGCCAACATTCGTCGAGCCGTGACCGGCATAGCGCGCTACGTGGCCGGCGAAAAGCGGCAAGGCGCGGCGGTCATAGTCGGTCGAGACCCGCGTTTCCTGGGCGAGAGCTTTGTCTCCCTGGCGGCCGACATCCTGCTGGCGCACGGTGTCACACCGCGCGTGATTCCCGAGCCGGCGCCCACACCCGCGATCTCCTGGGCCATCCTGCGCACCAAGTCCGACGGCGCCATCAACTTCACTGCCTCGCACAATCCACCGGAGTATAACGGGATCAAGTTTTCGACGCCCGACGGCGCGCCGGCCCTGCCGGAGGTCACCAAGAAGATCGAAGCCGAGATCGTGTCGTTGAATGGGGCACGCTCGTCATCGCCCGGTGCTGCAGGCGAAAGTAGGGCGAGCGAAAATGCCGCGAAAAAGGAAGAGCTGGATGTCGCTGCCGACTACCTCGCTCGCCTCGGCGAGATTGTCGACATCCATGCAATCAAGAAGGCCAACCTGCGCGTTGCCTATGATCCGCTTTGGGGCGCTGCGCGAGGCTATCCCGACGAACTCCTGCGACGCGCCGGTATCAAAGTCGTAACCGCGCACGACTATCGCGACGTGCTCTTTGGCGGGCACGCACCCGAACCCGATGACCACCTGCTCGACGATCTTCGCAAGGCGATGAAGAAATCGGACGCGCACATTGGAATCTCGACCGATGGCGACGCCGATCGTTTTGGCATCCTGGACCGCGATGGGACCTTCATTTCGCCGAACCATATCCTTGCGCTGTTGTTTGATTATCTGGTCGAAACGCGTGGCTGGCGCAACGGCGTAGCCAAGTCGGTCGCCACCACCAACCTGGTGAACGCCCTCGCCGAGCATTACAAGATTCCGCTTTATGAGACCCCGGTCGGGTTCAAGTACATCGGGGAACTCATCAACCAGGACAAGATCGTCATCGGGGGAGAGGAGTCGGCCGGGCTCACCATCCGCCATCACGTCCCCGAAAAAGATGGCGTGCTGGCGGGCCTGCTCTGCTGCGAGATGGTGGCGCGCCGCGGGCGCACGCTTGGCGAGCAATTGAACGACTTATTTGGCAAAGTAGGTTCCCTTTATCCGCGCCGGGAGAACTTCCGCTTGACCCCGGAGGTGAAAGAGAAGTTCACTAGCAAAGTGCGGGAAGATCCACGCGAACTCGGCGGGCGCCGGGTCCGCGAGGTGGTTCGCACCGACGGCCTCAAGCTGATTTTCGACGACGGCTCCTGGGTTTGTTATCGACTCTCGGGGACCGAACCGGTGGTGCGAGTCTATTCCGAGGCACGCACAACCGGCGACCTCGAAAAGCTGAGCGGCGCCGCCAAGCAGTGGATTTTCGAATGAGCTAGTGAAGAGGCTGCTGCGTACCAGGTCCAATGTTCAGACGAGCGATCCAATACCGGCCGATTTTAATCAGGGGGGGTGACCCGCGACTCGCCCGCGCGGTTGCAATCGCCGAACGCGCCGTACTGGTTCTCTATAAACTCCGCACCAAGCTCGCCACTGTGGCGGTGGCGGCACTGGCGATCATGCTCGCGGTCCACGTCATCTTCGGCGACAACGGCATGGTCGTATATCAAGGGAAGAAAGCGGAGTTCCGCGCACTGCAGAAAGATGTCGATCAGCTGCAGGCGGAAAAACAGCAGCTATCGGATCAGATCAAGTCGCTGAAGACCGACCCGAACGCGATTGAGAAGGAAGCCCGCGAACAACTCCACTACGCCCGCCCGGGCGAAATTATCTATCTCACGCCAGGACAGCAAAACCCCAACGCGCCGCCGCCAAACGCACGCGCCAAGAAATAATTACAAGATCCTCAAGGCTTAAGCCGGTTCGCGCCAACCTATCCGTGCTTCTTCCTCTCGCACGCCTCCACGACTTTGCTGGGATCGATTGCCTCCCGGTCCACCTGGACCTGCTCGATTTTGCCGTCCTTGCCGATCAGGAACGTTGCCCGCCTGGCTGATTTCCACTTCGGATCCCACAGGCCGTAATCTTTGATCGTGGCATCCTCGGTAAAGTAATCGCTGGCTACAGGAAACTTCAGTCCCAGCTGGTCTGCCCACGCCTTGTTGGCAAACGGGCTGTCCACGCTTACACCCACGACCTGGGTGTCCGCAGCCTCCAGCTTGTCGTAATTCGTCTGGAGGTTGCGCATCTCGGTGGTTCAACCGCCGGTGAAGGCAAAAACGAAGAAGGCGACAATGACGTTCTTCTTCCCGCGAAACTCGTGCAGCGAGATGTCCCGCATCTTGGTGCCGTCGTAATACTTCAGGTTGAAATCCGGAGCCACGTCGCCGACTTTCAATTTCATCGGCGCCGGCTGCGGTTTTTCCTGGGCGCAGAGGGACGGGGTCAGAACGGCCGCCAGTGTCAGCGCCAGTACAAGGGAAATACGGTAGTTCGTCATACGCCACAAGATGCGCCCGCCCTCGTCCGGTTACAAGAACTTTCCCGAAACAGTCAGCCTCGAACTCCCGTGCCGCAGCCATTTTGCGTCCAACCGCCGGCGCTCCCGTATGGGAACCTGCAACCCGCAACCGTGGTGTCGGGAGCGGCGACGCGGCTTGCGCCGGTAGCTTGCGAACCGCTACATTGAGTTCATCGCAGCTTTTTCCGTCTTGGCCGTCAAGCATCATCGGTGAGACAAGGCTTCGGTGTCGGTAGGGGATGGACCGGATGAGCGCTGAAACCGTCAACCAGGTCTTCTACGAGGTGATTGAGCGGGGATTAGACCGCGTGATGCTTTACAAGCAGACGGTCAAATGGATTCCCATCTCCGCGCATGAACTCTATCGCGACGCCGTAGGCATCGCCCGTGCCCTCACCGCTTGGGGAGTGGCGAAGGGAGACCGGGTCGCCATCCTCAGCGAGAATCGTCCCGAATGGGCCACCGCGGAATTCGGCACGCTGCTCATCGGCGGCGCCATCGTTCCCATTTATTCCACCCTGACCGCCGAACAGTCGGCATACATGCTCAACGATTCGGGCGCGCGCATCGCGTTCGTCTCCAGCGCCGAACAGTTCAAGAAACTTCAGGCGGCGAGCCAGGGCACGAAGCTGGAAAAAATTGTAGTCATGGACTATATCGGCATCCCTGACGCCATTCCCATGCACCGGCTTATGCACGGTGGCCCGGAGTCGCGCGATCCCGAATTCGACCGCGCCGCCTTGGCTATTCGTCCCGACGATCTGGCCACCATCATCTACACCTCCGGCACCACCGGTCGTCCCAAGGGCGCGATGCTCACCCAGGGTAATCTCGCCTCCAACCTGCTGCATTCGCTGGACAATTTTCCGATGGGCCCGGGGGACCTCAGCCTCTCATTTCTGCCGCTCTCTCACATTACCGCCCGGCACGTCGATTACGCGATGTTCTACCACGGCGTCACCGTCGCCTACTGCCCGCATATCGACCAATTGAAGTCGGCGCTCCCCGAAACTCGACCTACCATCTTCGTTGCCGTCCCGCGCGTGTACGAAAAAATTCGCAGTCAGGCCGAGGTGCTGACCAAGGGCGGGATGAAGCACAATGTGTACCAGTGGGCGCTGCGGGTCGGCCGTGCGCATCGTGCTGAAATCCTGGCAGGGAAGCGGCCCGCATCCCTCGCCTGGAAGCTGGCCAACCGCCTGGTGTACTCCAAGATCAGCCAGGCGCTCGGGGGAAGGGTGCGCATTTACATATCCGGCGGCGCCCCGCTCGGCCGCGATTTGGCGGAATGGTATGCCGATGTTGGCATCCGCATCCATGAAGGCTACGGTCTGACGGAGACTTCGCCGGTGGTCGCCTTGAACAAACCCAACCGGCACAAGATCGGCACCGTGGGTCCGCCCCTGCCCAATGTCGAGGTCCGTATTGCCGACGACGGCGAAATCCTGGTCCGCGGCCCCTCCGTGTTCAAGGGCTACTGGAACATGCCGGAGGAAACCGCCGCCGCGCTGACGCCCGATGGATGGTTCCGAACCGGCGATATCGGCAAACTCGATGCCGATGGGTTTCTTTCCGTCACCGACCGCAAGAAGGACCTGATCAAGACCTCGGGAGGAAAGTTCATTGCCCCGCAGCCGATCGAGCGCAAGCTCCAGAACAACGATTATGTCGGGGAAGCCATCGTGATTGGCGATCGCCACAAGTTTCCATCGGTAGTGATCGCCCCGAACTTCGTGGAACTGGAACGCTGGGCGCGCGAGCACGGCCTGGGCGTTCAATCGCGCGAAGCGCTGGTGGAAAACGAAAAGGTCCGCGAACTGTTCGACGGCATTGTCGCCGAGGTGAATCGCGATCTAGCCCAGTTCGAGAAGCTGAAGAGAATCCTGCTGGTCGCCGACGAATTTTCGGTAGCCGATGGCAGTCTGACTCCCACCCTCAAGCTCAAGCGCCGCGTCGTCGAGGAACGCTACCGCCAGCGCATTCAGCAGCTCTACGAAAACCACCAGTCCAGCGAACCGGCGGACATCGCCGCCGGCAGCACCTAGGGCAGTTTTCGCGCCCATGCGCCCGCGGTGATTCTGCTCACATCTTCCTGCATCCGGATTGCTACAATATCGCCATGGACTCCTTCGTTATTGCAGGCCGCTCTTTTCGCTCGCGTCTGATTGTCGGCACCGGGAAATACAAGTCGGGGCAGGAGACGGCGCGGGCCATCGCAGCCGCCGGCGCCGAGATGGTGACGGTCGCGGTGCGCCGCGTCAACCTGGATCGCAGCAAGGAATCGCTGCTGGACTTCATCGATCCGCGGAAATATTTCCTGCTGCCCAACACCGCCGGCTGCTACACCGCTGACGAAGCGATTCGCACCGCCCGTCTCGGTCGCGAAGTCGGACTGTCGGATTGGGTGAAGGTGG
Above is a genomic segment from Terriglobales bacterium containing:
- a CDS encoding BadF/BadG/BcrA/BcrD ATPase family protein, which produces MPIYLGIDGGGTQTTCAVANDESVLATIVAGGSNMVRVGEHEARSHLREAIVKACDAAGVSPTTVEAAVVGIAGASVPPVKDMVASMIHDLVPGDIDVVGDMVIAMEAAFAGLPGVVVISGTGSVAFGRNERGESGRTGGWGHAISDEGSGYWIGRCGVSAVMRALDAAEVTTLLRVFLDAWNLDSIEQLLQKANATPPPDFPGLFPGIESAARAGDKIARRLLINAGNELARLASIIIGRLWEEETAVRVALGGGVFAHSPQVRQTFWSKLRAMRPQAAVSFKIIQPVMGALWMARRMAATARD
- a CDS encoding phosphoglucomutase/phosphomannomutase family protein — translated: MAAVIKFGTSGWRAVMAEDFTFANIRRAVTGIARYVAGEKRQGAAVIVGRDPRFLGESFVSLAADILLAHGVTPRVIPEPAPTPAISWAILRTKSDGAINFTASHNPPEYNGIKFSTPDGAPALPEVTKKIEAEIVSLNGARSSSPGAAGESRASENAAKKEELDVAADYLARLGEIVDIHAIKKANLRVAYDPLWGAARGYPDELLRRAGIKVVTAHDYRDVLFGGHAPEPDDHLLDDLRKAMKKSDAHIGISTDGDADRFGILDRDGTFISPNHILALLFDYLVETRGWRNGVAKSVATTNLVNALAEHYKIPLYETPVGFKYIGELINQDKIVIGGEESAGLTIRHHVPEKDGVLAGLLCCEMVARRGRTLGEQLNDLFGKVGSLYPRRENFRLTPEVKEKFTSKVREDPRELGGRRVREVVRTDGLKLIFDDGSWVCYRLSGTEPVVRVYSEARTTGDLEKLSGAAKQWIFE
- a CDS encoding sodium:solute symporter produces the protein MGLDRLDLIIIAVYLAGITAFGISFRKRQHSLRDYFLADRNVPWWAISLSIVAAETSTLTIISIPGLAYRSNMTFLQLVMGYVIGRVVISFLLIPHYFRGELYTAYQLMERRFGGKLRSLTASLFLITRAAAEGVRVFAVAIVVRITLGVVLGGLGDFQRDLVAIGIVTALTLVYTFEGGMTAVIWTDVVQMFIYVGGTLVGFVTLLHLVPGGWPGAREFAGAAHKFVVFDFSPEFFKVYTFWAGLIGGAFLTTASHGTDQLIVQRLLVARSEGQSKLALIASGFAVFFQFGLFLLVGVLLFVLYHTTAQPPKWASFDEIFPTFIVTRMPHGISGLLIAAILAAAMSNLSAALNSLSSSSIVDFYLRRHPETGERERLRLSRISTLLWALVLFALALLSRNIKVVVEVGLAIASVAYGALLGVFALGVLTRRANERGAMVGFFCGFVFNLYLWQEQRLWAAISPHTGFSFALPHGGVPFTWYVALGSGLTFAVGYAASLMYARDKNPEKTGVHA
- a CDS encoding redoxin domain-containing protein, with amino-acid sequence MRNLQTNYDKLEAADTQVVGVSVDSPFANKAWADQLGLKFPVASDYFTEDATIKDYGLWDPKWKSARRATFLIGKDGKIEQVQVDREAIDPSKVVEACERKKHG
- a CDS encoding long-chain fatty acid--CoA ligase, producing the protein MSAETVNQVFYEVIERGLDRVMLYKQTVKWIPISAHELYRDAVGIARALTAWGVAKGDRVAILSENRPEWATAEFGTLLIGGAIVPIYSTLTAEQSAYMLNDSGARIAFVSSAEQFKKLQAASQGTKLEKIVVMDYIGIPDAIPMHRLMHGGPESRDPEFDRAALAIRPDDLATIIYTSGTTGRPKGAMLTQGNLASNLLHSLDNFPMGPGDLSLSFLPLSHITARHVDYAMFYHGVTVAYCPHIDQLKSALPETRPTIFVAVPRVYEKIRSQAEVLTKGGMKHNVYQWALRVGRAHRAEILAGKRPASLAWKLANRLVYSKISQALGGRVRIYISGGAPLGRDLAEWYADVGIRIHEGYGLTETSPVVALNKPNRHKIGTVGPPLPNVEVRIADDGEILVRGPSVFKGYWNMPEETAAALTPDGWFRTGDIGKLDADGFLSVTDRKKDLIKTSGGKFIAPQPIERKLQNNDYVGEAIVIGDRHKFPSVVIAPNFVELERWAREHGLGVQSREALVENEKVRELFDGIVAEVNRDLAQFEKLKRILLVADEFSVADGSLTPTLKLKRRVVEERYRQRIQQLYENHQSSEPADIAAGST
- a CDS encoding septum formation initiator family protein, which translates into the protein MFRRAIQYRPILIRGGDPRLARAVAIAERAVLVLYKLRTKLATVAVAALAIMLAVHVIFGDNGMVVYQGKKAEFRALQKDVDQLQAEKQQLSDQIKSLKTDPNAIEKEAREQLHYARPGEIIYLTPGQQNPNAPPPNARAKK
- the cutA gene encoding divalent-cation tolerance protein CutA, whose translation is MTDKKIVLTTTGTREEAGKIARSLVERRLAACVNVVEIESVYRWKEAVESAEEWLLLIKTTAEAFAQVQAAIQELHTYDLPECVVLPIENGSEDYLAWIGESVSEP